In a genomic window of Littorina saxatilis isolate snail1 linkage group LG6, US_GU_Lsax_2.0, whole genome shotgun sequence:
- the LOC138969622 gene encoding uncharacterized protein — MADFSDSAVGQVTLLPAEQSGKAWCAVFAAFHPVSATLLTLSGFTQSAAVFSADVAFPQPSGSADEWETQRQLLAQDADSWRVSAVICVDLLQEVTVTHRCHDYLIHSAVILQLTILAILTRYTGRVAKTGVTPTPVIFKNIKLFLEKWLTGFKYENVQSEYKRMMEECLQASCEVCDEEQQNHLKHKFSSHVKESIEKLPPLQKLSACLELIGGQSLLGEIVASDVHAYLEDALLCTEAGIARDWFFTSETTAYMAVLRDKMSEFFKTKWNELYTKPNGALEVVFNWRPMLIFMSTLHWNHNFRTYLADKVADYVEKSHTVLEHTKEKVCNGRVKISELNWLLQHRENFCEVVHLMFGDCKRSCSALKLREKELTAFQCLSQEVNCTMTFCQTFIQTGRVCFPLL; from the exons ATGGCGGACTTTAGCGATAGCGCTGTTGGGCAGGTGACATTGTTACCTGCTGAGCA GTCAGGAAAGGCTTGGTGTGCCGTCTTCGCGGCGTTCCACCCGGTGTCGGCTACTCTGCTGACGCTATCGGGGTTTACGCAGTCAGCTGCCGTGTTCTCTGCAGATGTGGCTTTCCCTCAGCCGTCGGGTTCTGCCGACGAG TGGGAGACGCAAAG GCAACTTTTGGCGCAAGACGCGGACAGCTGGAGAGTGAGTGCAGTGATTTGTGTGGACTTGCTGCAAGAAGTGACGGTGACACACAGATGTCACGATTACTTGATTCACTCAGCGGTAATTCTGCAGCTGACCATACTCGCCATACTGACCCGTTACACAGGCCGTGTGGCGAAGACTGGTGTGACACCGACACCTGTCATATTCAAGAACATAAAGCTGTTTCTGGAGAAGTGGCTCACGGGCTTCAAGTATGAAAACGTGCAGTCGGAATACAAACgg ATGATGGAAGAATGTCTTCAAGCATCATGCGAGGTTTGCGATGAAGAACAGCAGAACCATCTGAAACACAAGTTCTCAAGTCACGTCAAGGAAAGCATTGAAAAG CTGCCACCTCTGCAGAAATTGTCGGCATGTCTGGAGCTGATTGGTGGCCAGAGCCTCCTGGGTGAGATTGTGGCTTCAGACGTTCATGCATACCTGGAAGATGCCCTGTTATGCACA GAAGCTGGAATTGCACGTGATTGGTTTTTTACGAGTGAGACTACGGCGTACATGGCAGTTCTCCGTGACAAAATGTCGGagtttttcaaaacaaaatggaacGAATTGTACACTAAACCAAACGGGGCTCTCGAGGTGGTGTTCAACTGGAGACCAATGTTGATTTTCATGAGCACGCTGCACT GGAATCACAACTTCAGGACGTACCTGGCTGACAAAGTAGCTGACTATGTCGAAAAATCGCACACTGTATTAGAACACACGAAAGAGAAGGTCTGTAACGGTCGTGTGAAGATTAGCGAACTGAATTGGCTTTTGCAACATCGTGAAAACTTTTGTGAGGTTGTTCATCTCATGTTTGGTGACTGCAAAAGATCGTGCAGCGCGCTGAAGCTGAGGGAAAAGGAACTGACAGCATTTCAGTGTCTCAGCCAGGAAGTCAACTGCACCATGACGTTTTGCCAAACCTTCATTCAAACAGGTCGCGTATGTTTTCCTCTGCTTTAA